The proteins below come from a single Chryseobacterium capnotolerans genomic window:
- a CDS encoding LytR/AlgR family response regulator transcription factor yields the protein MIPPNSKKYNCLIVEDEPIGAEILETFISRDPELNLIGKCSDAVHANTLLNIHEVDLMFLDLHLPVVKGFDFLKNLNIHRLSSSQQLIINMR from the coding sequence ATGATACCTCCAAACTCTAAAAAATACAATTGCCTGATTGTAGAAGATGAGCCGATTGGTGCTGAAATTCTGGAAACTTTTATTTCCCGGGATCCGGAACTTAATCTTATAGGTAAATGTTCTGATGCTGTTCATGCCAATACTCTTTTGAATATTCATGAGGTAGATCTGATGTTTTTAGATCTTCATCTTCCTGTAGTGAAAGGGTTTGATTTTTTAAAAAACTTAAACATCCACCGTTTGTCATCGTCACAACAGCTTATCATCAATATGCGATAG
- a CDS encoding TlpA family protein disulfide reductase codes for MKTSCTLLFLILFSGFILAQSKIEVGKKAPEITMAKPDGSLFSLSSQKGKIVLVDFWATWCAPCVEEQPELKKLYETYSDQVKGNKFEILGVSLDKNKESWKKAIDRFGMNWIQISDLKFWKSPVAKAYEIDELPFNVIIDSEGTIIAKNLHEKELEEFLKKHLVQN; via the coding sequence ATGAAAACAAGTTGTACTCTCTTATTTTTAATCCTGTTCTCCGGATTTATATTGGCTCAAAGTAAAATTGAGGTAGGGAAGAAGGCTCCTGAAATAACAATGGCAAAACCAGATGGATCTTTATTTTCTCTTTCGAGCCAAAAAGGGAAAATAGTTCTTGTTGATTTTTGGGCCACCTGGTGTGCTCCGTGTGTAGAGGAACAACCTGAATTGAAAAAACTGTATGAAACCTATTCGGATCAGGTGAAGGGCAATAAGTTTGAAATCCTGGGAGTTTCATTGGATAAAAACAAAGAGAGCTGGAAGAAAGCAATAGACCGTTTTGGTATGAACTGGATACAGATCAGCGATTTAAAATTCTGGAAAAGCCCTGTAGCAAAAGCTTATGAAATAGATGAACTTCCTTTTAATGTAATTATCGACAGTGAAGGAACTATTATCGCCAAAAACCTTCATGAAAAAGAACTTGAAGAATTTTTAAAGAAACATTTAGTTCAAAATTAA
- a CDS encoding aldehyde dehydrogenase family protein, which produces MNKYQNLFDTQREFFFSDNTKSYEWRMDQLNRMEKFLTENQDAFCKALEKDFRKPPFEQLFEITVPLGVIRYYKENLKQLMTPQTIEIPKGLEATGNSGVIYKEPYGVTLVIGPFNAPVLLLLDPAIAALAAGNTVILKPANTTPSVAQLFQETIPQYFEPEAVTIITGGREEITELLKLPFDFIFFTGSSNVGKVVMRAAAENLTPVILELGGQNPTLVDETANLDIAADRIAWGHNAISGQWCIAPGYVYVHESIADVFIEKLKASIRKMYGENPQESPDLARMISEHDTERVASYIIPEKVVIGGRYDVSQRYVEPTVLYPSTWDDPALQQEVFGPVLPVMVYSDLKEITNIIKRKPKSLAAYIFSKNQNHIDYFLNSVSFGGGCVNQTNLHCWIDSLPFGGVGYSGMGKYYGKAGFDALSNTKAMLVGNPDLELDVFPPYAGKDIAKNLSVFS; this is translated from the coding sequence ATGAACAAATATCAAAATCTTTTCGATACCCAACGAGAATTTTTCTTCAGTGATAATACTAAAAGCTATGAATGGCGTATGGATCAACTGAACAGAATGGAAAAATTTCTTACAGAAAATCAGGATGCATTTTGTAAAGCACTTGAAAAAGACTTTAGAAAACCTCCCTTCGAGCAATTATTTGAAATCACCGTACCGCTTGGAGTAATAAGGTACTATAAAGAAAACCTCAAACAGCTAATGACTCCGCAAACGATAGAAATCCCCAAAGGTCTGGAAGCTACAGGAAACAGTGGTGTCATCTATAAAGAGCCTTACGGAGTTACTTTGGTTATAGGGCCATTCAATGCTCCTGTATTGCTTTTGCTTGACCCAGCCATTGCTGCATTAGCTGCAGGGAATACCGTTATCTTAAAACCAGCCAATACAACACCTAGTGTCGCCCAATTATTTCAGGAGACTATTCCTCAATACTTTGAACCTGAAGCAGTAACTATTATTACCGGAGGAAGGGAAGAAATTACAGAGTTATTAAAACTTCCTTTTGATTTTATCTTCTTTACAGGAAGCTCCAATGTAGGAAAAGTAGTTATGCGTGCTGCCGCAGAAAATCTGACTCCGGTCATTCTTGAACTCGGAGGTCAAAACCCTACTTTGGTTGATGAAACGGCCAATCTTGATATTGCGGCAGACAGGATTGCCTGGGGGCATAATGCGATATCTGGACAATGGTGCATTGCTCCTGGATATGTCTATGTTCATGAAAGTATTGCTGATGTGTTTATTGAAAAACTGAAGGCATCTATCCGAAAGATGTATGGGGAAAATCCTCAGGAAAGTCCTGATCTGGCCAGAATGATCAGCGAGCATGATACAGAGCGTGTAGCTTCTTACATTATTCCTGAAAAGGTAGTTATTGGAGGGCGTTATGATGTTTCCCAAAGGTATGTGGAACCAACTGTTTTGTATCCCAGTACCTGGGACGATCCGGCATTACAGCAAGAGGTTTTTGGCCCCGTTTTACCGGTAATGGTTTATTCTGATTTGAAAGAGATCACGAATATCATTAAGCGAAAACCAAAATCTCTTGCAGCTTATATTTTTAGTAAAAATCAGAACCATATTGATTATTTTCTCAATTCTGTCTCATTTGGAGGCGGATGCGTCAACCAAACCAATTTGCATTGTTGGATAGATAGTCTGCCATTTGGAGGTGTTGGCTATTCAGGAATGGGAAAATATTATGGGAAGGCAGGGTTTGATGCATTAAGCAATACTAAGGCTATGCTCGTTGGAAATCCAGATCTGGAACTCGATGTTTTCCCTCCGTATGCAGGAAAAGATATTGCAAAAAATTTAAGTGTATTTAGCTAA
- a CDS encoding SusD/RagB family nutrient-binding outer membrane lipoprotein, whose amino-acid sequence MKNIMISSLLALVLMNCTSDDVNDDPNVAYNMAPEPLLTYAEKELSDYMTTPSVNENNFRLTMQYWQEVTYVSESNYNFTARNVSNNVWTDNYVNVLNNLNKAKELIEQYQPTASEQIAWPVKKQNQLAIIDILSVYTFQTIVDTFGDIPYSQALNYEKYPLPIYDDDTQIYEKLITRLKTDIHNLEEGEGSFGSGDIIYRGDIGKWKKFGNSLLLKLGIALSDVNPSLAQSTINEAINGGVITNETDNANFRYQEETPNFNPLFENIANSGRNDFFGGKPFIDFLNTTSDPRRPQYFKDVHGEYIGQAIGVPGVFSDFSAPGIFAYIPITPGKIMTSTEVAFYLTEAAARFGIGGSPDALYQNAVQASFLEWGLSAQQAQTYLLNHPYDASNWKKSIGEQAWVAMYNHPVISWNFYRRLDYPILQAPPTAVANAGGKVPVRLQYPTLEATTNGTNYAKASAAIGGDKLTTKVFWDVQ is encoded by the coding sequence ATGAAAAATATTATGATAAGCTCTCTTTTAGCATTGGTGCTCATGAACTGTACATCAGATGATGTGAATGATGATCCGAATGTAGCCTACAATATGGCTCCTGAGCCTCTCCTTACATACGCAGAAAAAGAACTGAGCGATTATATGACCACCCCAAGTGTTAATGAAAACAATTTCCGTCTTACGATGCAATACTGGCAGGAAGTGACTTATGTGAGTGAAAGTAATTATAATTTTACCGCAAGAAATGTCTCCAATAATGTATGGACAGACAATTACGTGAATGTCTTGAACAATCTGAATAAGGCTAAAGAGCTTATAGAGCAATATCAGCCCACCGCTTCAGAACAGATTGCATGGCCAGTAAAAAAGCAGAATCAATTAGCAATTATTGATATACTGTCAGTATATACCTTTCAAACCATTGTTGATACTTTCGGCGATATTCCTTACAGCCAGGCTCTTAATTATGAAAAATATCCTCTTCCCATCTATGATGATGATACGCAGATTTACGAAAAATTAATTACCCGTCTAAAAACAGATATTCATAACCTGGAAGAAGGAGAAGGCAGTTTCGGTTCGGGAGATATTATTTATAGAGGAGATATAGGAAAATGGAAAAAGTTTGGAAATTCATTGCTTTTAAAATTAGGAATTGCTCTATCAGATGTTAATCCATCATTGGCTCAATCTACTATTAATGAAGCTATTAATGGAGGTGTTATTACCAACGAAACAGATAATGCCAATTTCAGATATCAGGAAGAAACGCCGAACTTTAATCCATTGTTTGAAAATATTGCCAATAGCGGGCGGAATGATTTTTTTGGCGGAAAGCCTTTTATAGACTTCCTGAATACAACTTCCGATCCCAGAAGGCCTCAATATTTTAAGGATGTACATGGTGAATATATCGGGCAGGCAATTGGGGTACCTGGTGTTTTCTCAGATTTTTCCGCTCCGGGAATTTTTGCTTACATACCTATTACTCCTGGAAAAATAATGACCAGTACTGAAGTTGCTTTTTACCTTACAGAAGCTGCTGCAAGATTCGGAATTGGCGGAAGCCCTGATGCGCTTTACCAGAATGCTGTACAGGCTTCTTTTTTGGAATGGGGACTTTCTGCTCAGCAGGCACAGACTTATCTTTTAAATCATCCGTATGATGCTTCCAACTGGAAAAAATCTATCGGAGAACAGGCTTGGGTTGCCATGTATAACCACCCTGTAATATCCTGGAACTTCTATCGCAGATTAGATTATCCGATTTTACAGGCTCCGCCAACTGCTGTTGCCAATGCGGGCGGAAAAGTTCCTGTGAGACTTCAATATCCCACGTTAGAGGCTACTACCAATGGTACTAATTATGCTAAAGCTTCTGCGGCTATTGGTGGTGATAAGCTTACCACCAAAGTTTTTTGGGATGTTCAGTAG
- a CDS encoding DNA-3-methyladenine glycosylase, giving the protein MKLPLSYYYNQDVLFLAQDLLGKVLFTEINGEIAAGIIVETEAYNGISDKASHAYGGRRTDRTETLYNQGGISYVYLCYGIHHLFNVVTSIENAPHAVLVRAVEPLIGKEIMELRRNMPASKAAISSGPGSAAKALGIDRSFNKKDLNGSEIWIEDHGIRYPSDTIAAGPRIGVAYAQEDALLPWRFFVNGNKYVSKPNKI; this is encoded by the coding sequence TTGAAACTACCTCTTTCCTATTACTATAATCAAGATGTTCTTTTTCTGGCTCAGGATCTTCTGGGGAAAGTACTTTTTACAGAAATTAATGGTGAAATAGCAGCCGGAATTATTGTAGAGACTGAAGCATACAATGGAATATCAGACAAAGCGTCTCATGCTTATGGCGGCAGGCGTACAGACAGAACTGAGACTTTATATAATCAGGGCGGGATTTCCTATGTGTACTTATGTTATGGTATTCATCACCTTTTCAATGTGGTGACTTCTATAGAGAATGCCCCTCATGCTGTGCTGGTGAGAGCTGTTGAGCCATTAATAGGAAAAGAAATTATGGAACTCAGGAGAAATATGCCGGCTTCCAAAGCAGCCATTTCATCCGGTCCCGGATCTGCTGCTAAAGCATTGGGGATTGATCGTTCTTTCAATAAAAAAGACCTGAATGGAAGTGAAATCTGGATTGAAGATCATGGGATTCGGTATCCTTCTGATACTATTGCTGCAGGGCCTCGTATAGGTGTTGCTTATGCACAGGAAGATGCTCTGTTACCCTGGAGATTTTTTGTGAATGGGAATAAATACGTAAGTAAACCGAATAAAATATAG
- a CDS encoding LytR/AlgR family response regulator transcription factor, translating into MEAEEALLEIGERDHIFISSGKKQVKIILQDIFYIESLREYIHIHTKTETFTFKMPISRIEASLNPSMFARIHKSYIISKPKIEVKSATVVQVKGKKLPIGRTYKPFIDL; encoded by the coding sequence GTGGAGGCAGAGGAGGCTCTACTGGAAATAGGTGAACGTGATCATATTTTTATCAGCAGTGGAAAGAAACAGGTTAAAATTATTCTACAGGATATTTTTTATATTGAAAGTTTAAGAGAATACATACATATTCACACCAAAACGGAGACTTTTACTTTTAAAATGCCAATCAGTAGAATAGAAGCAAGTTTAAATCCAAGCATGTTTGCCCGTATTCATAAATCCTATATTATTTCCAAACCGAAAATTGAGGTAAAATCAGCAACCGTTGTACAGGTTAAAGGGAAAAAGCTTCCTATTGGCAGAACTTATAAGCCGTTTATTGATTTATAG
- a CDS encoding sensor histidine kinase produces MKSIRNSKVQIHLLFWILYYLLEAYLDFYWSRYQFPDFMWQTRLQNTLILELGYFLVKIPLAYSLLYVYEKVHINKVFKFLLYVLIVILAVLGHRYFTHYIIYPYIYGVTETLDGKEPSGFMNGFVAFNSFMDLIFMVGLVFGVEITRQKNLLKEQISQLKSEKLDQELTMLKAQINPHFLFNTLNNIYGMALKKADETPDVILQLSKIMRYNIYEAAEKRISIEKDIENIKDFIQIQKLRHHHLSVHLRESIDHPSQEISPLILIQFVENAFKHGVSESLGDSFINIDIELKDGILTYNIQNSKEERPHQHSTKIGLKNIRRQLELLYPQHKLIVVDKSGQYSVQLKIDFNDTSKL; encoded by the coding sequence TTGAAATCAATTAGAAACTCCAAAGTACAGATTCATTTGCTTTTTTGGATATTGTACTATCTACTGGAAGCTTATCTTGACTTTTACTGGTCCAGATATCAGTTTCCTGATTTCATGTGGCAGACAAGGCTTCAGAATACCCTTATTCTTGAATTAGGCTATTTTCTGGTTAAAATTCCTCTTGCTTATTCCTTGTTGTATGTCTATGAAAAGGTTCATATTAATAAGGTATTTAAATTTCTTCTTTATGTTCTGATTGTCATACTCGCAGTTTTAGGACATCGTTATTTCACTCATTATATTATTTATCCTTATATCTATGGGGTTACAGAGACTTTAGATGGTAAAGAACCATCGGGATTTATGAATGGATTTGTTGCTTTCAACTCCTTTATGGATCTTATTTTTATGGTTGGATTGGTTTTCGGGGTGGAAATTACAAGACAGAAAAACCTGTTGAAAGAACAGATTTCTCAATTGAAATCGGAAAAACTGGATCAGGAACTCACGATGCTAAAAGCCCAGATCAATCCTCATTTTCTGTTTAATACACTGAACAATATCTACGGAATGGCTCTTAAAAAAGCGGATGAAACCCCAGATGTGATCCTCCAGCTTTCGAAAATCATGCGGTATAATATCTATGAAGCGGCTGAAAAGAGGATTTCCATAGAAAAAGACATTGAAAATATTAAAGATTTTATCCAGATCCAAAAATTAAGACACCATCATCTTAGTGTACATTTACGAGAAAGTATTGATCATCCTTCTCAGGAAATCTCTCCGCTTATTCTGATTCAATTTGTTGAAAACGCCTTTAAACATGGTGTTTCTGAAAGCCTGGGAGATTCATTCATCAATATTGATATTGAACTGAAAGATGGAATTCTTACCTACAATATTCAAAACTCGAAGGAAGAAAGACCCCATCAGCATTCTACCAAAATAGGACTGAAAAACATCCGCCGGCAGCTTGAATTGCTTTACCCGCAACACAAGCTAATAGTAGTGGATAAAAGTGGCCAATATAGTGTACAACTTAAAATTGATTTCAATGATACCTCCAAACTCTAA
- a CDS encoding SusC/RagA family TonB-linked outer membrane protein — translation MQGVAFFIGSETYFSQRKQDTLTTQNIEGIVVTALGIKREKKSLGYSTQEVKGEDINKNPTTNFLNNLSGKVAGLEIRQSTNFGGSIDAVSRGYKSILGDNQALFVVDGVPIINRNINSIVQQNGFGGYDYGSPVSDINPNDIETVNVLKGAAATALYGSRAQNGAIIITTKKGKKNAQGIGLEYSGSISVSTIDKSTFPEYQTQYGQGYLGNFFPEYQNGPMAIFWHDASYGAPYDPNLMVWQYDAFIPGSKNFGKKTPWVMAKNGPITFFEKAINQTNNIALSGGNERAIFRLSYSNTNATDIMPNSSLMKNNFGGNATYKITDQLTASLFANYITQRTKGRNSTGYTDNIMTGFRQWWPTNIDLKYQKYLYDTYHKNYTWNITGPGNLFPSYWDNPYFSRYENYQNDSRDRFAGNFSLSYDLSKNINILGRVGIDGYTMMTEERKAVGSMPVFFSFNPIEQPSGYAVTNLRFTETNYDLMATYKNNITQDLNLQALLGGNVNVQSNYSNAQTTTGGLYIPGLYTISNSVSTPAKPIVIDNTKYIYGAFIQASLGYKNTYYLEGTFRRDQSTALPKTKQVYYYPSVSASVVFSNLLKQQWLNFGKIRAAYAEVGSDTNADQLRNRYIPQASIENNPVYSYNTSLRNADLLPQKLKNFEIGTSMQFLKNRIGIDLSWFHNTAFNQILPLPISLATGSLSKIQNTGELTTKGVELTLNITPLKSEHFTWDMAINWSNPKTKVTALREGIENITLGTLQGGVTINAPLNEEYGSIWGSDFVYDPNGNKIIGSNGAYLHTDDSNHNLGSFQSDFVAGLNNSFTYKNFNLSFQIDWKKGVKYFPWISITGMEPDFILILLALMILEILSEIHLKTEVVLF, via the coding sequence GTGCAGGGGGTCGCTTTTTTTATCGGAAGCGAAACCTATTTCAGCCAGAGGAAACAGGACACCCTTACTACCCAGAATATAGAAGGGATTGTAGTTACTGCGCTAGGAATTAAAAGAGAAAAAAAATCTTTGGGATATTCTACACAAGAGGTAAAAGGTGAGGATATTAATAAGAATCCTACGACCAATTTTTTGAATAATTTATCGGGAAAAGTAGCTGGGCTTGAGATCAGGCAGTCTACCAATTTCGGAGGTTCAATAGATGCTGTTTCTAGAGGATACAAGTCTATTTTAGGGGATAATCAGGCTCTTTTTGTAGTGGACGGTGTTCCTATTATCAACAGGAATATCAATTCCATAGTACAGCAGAACGGATTTGGAGGTTATGATTACGGAAGTCCGGTTTCGGATATCAATCCCAATGATATTGAAACTGTAAATGTATTAAAAGGAGCTGCAGCAACTGCTTTATACGGTTCCCGGGCTCAAAACGGTGCCATTATCATTACGACTAAAAAAGGAAAGAAAAATGCACAGGGTATCGGTCTGGAATACAGTGGCAGTATTTCTGTTTCTACCATTGACAAATCTACATTTCCGGAATATCAGACTCAATACGGGCAAGGGTATTTGGGGAATTTTTTCCCTGAATATCAGAATGGACCTATGGCAATTTTTTGGCATGACGCTTCTTATGGAGCTCCTTACGATCCTAACCTCATGGTATGGCAGTATGATGCTTTCATTCCTGGTTCTAAAAACTTTGGAAAGAAAACACCATGGGTAATGGCTAAAAACGGACCGATTACTTTCTTTGAAAAAGCTATCAATCAGACCAATAATATTGCTTTAAGCGGCGGGAATGAAAGGGCTATCTTCCGATTGAGTTATTCCAATACCAATGCTACTGATATTATGCCTAATTCTTCTTTAATGAAAAACAATTTTGGTGGAAATGCAACTTATAAGATCACAGATCAACTTACAGCAAGCCTTTTTGCCAATTATATCACACAAAGAACCAAAGGAAGGAATTCCACAGGATATACAGACAATATTATGACTGGATTCCGCCAGTGGTGGCCTACCAATATAGACCTCAAGTATCAGAAATATCTTTATGATACTTACCATAAAAATTATACATGGAATATAACAGGACCTGGCAATCTTTTTCCATCTTATTGGGACAATCCTTATTTTTCCCGGTATGAGAATTATCAGAATGACAGTAGAGACCGTTTTGCCGGAAACTTCAGTCTGAGCTATGATCTTTCAAAAAATATCAATATCCTGGGAAGGGTAGGTATCGACGGATATACGATGATGACCGAAGAAAGAAAAGCTGTAGGATCTATGCCGGTTTTTTTCAGTTTTAATCCTATAGAGCAGCCTTCAGGATATGCCGTTACCAATCTCCGTTTTACAGAAACCAATTATGACCTGATGGCCACCTATAAAAACAATATTACACAGGATTTAAATCTGCAGGCATTATTAGGGGGAAATGTGAATGTTCAGTCCAATTATTCTAATGCACAAACCACTACAGGAGGATTGTATATTCCGGGTCTGTATACTATCTCTAATTCGGTATCGACTCCAGCCAAACCTATTGTAATAGATAATACAAAATATATTTATGGTGCTTTTATACAAGCCTCTTTAGGTTATAAAAACACTTATTATCTGGAAGGAACTTTCAGGAGAGACCAGTCTACAGCATTACCTAAAACAAAACAGGTGTATTACTATCCATCCGTTTCTGCAAGTGTTGTATTTTCCAATCTGCTGAAACAGCAATGGTTAAATTTCGGAAAAATAAGAGCCGCCTATGCAGAAGTAGGCTCTGATACCAATGCAGATCAATTAAGAAACCGATACATTCCTCAGGCATCTATAGAGAATAATCCTGTATATTCATACAATACCTCTTTAAGGAATGCGGATCTTCTTCCACAGAAATTAAAAAACTTTGAAATAGGAACCAGTATGCAGTTTCTTAAGAATAGGATAGGTATAGACTTATCATGGTTTCACAATACTGCGTTTAACCAGATATTACCACTTCCTATTTCTTTGGCAACGGGTTCTCTGTCTAAAATTCAGAACACAGGAGAGCTTACTACAAAAGGAGTTGAGCTTACTTTAAATATTACACCTTTGAAATCTGAACATTTCACCTGGGATATGGCTATTAACTGGTCTAACCCCAAAACTAAAGTTACAGCCTTAAGGGAAGGTATAGAAAATATTACACTGGGGACATTGCAGGGTGGAGTCACTATCAACGCTCCTCTCAACGAAGAATATGGAAGCATTTGGGGTTCAGATTTTGTGTATGATCCCAATGGAAATAAAATTATAGGAAGTAATGGAGCTTATCTGCATACGGATGACAGCAATCATAATCTTGGAAGTTTTCAGTCTGATTTTGTTGCAGGGCTGAATAATTCCTTTACCTATAAAAATTTTAACCTAAGCTTTCAGATCGATTGGAAAAAAGGGGTAAAATATTTTCCCTGGATCAGTATTACGGGTATGGAACCGGACTTTATCCTGATTCTGTTGGCATTAATGATCTTGGAAATCCTATCAGAAATACACTTGAAAACGGAGGTGGTGTTATTTTAG
- a CDS encoding DoxX family protein, giving the protein MKKNFYLRFALSVILLMHSVISIFSGDVNNFGNIYLNSLGYAPTGLYLAWLIKLIHLVSVPLLWLDRYIKPVAISNMIIFVFGIYYIHWENGWFVVGGGSNGIEFNILLIFCFLNLMYPEIRLKKHL; this is encoded by the coding sequence ATGAAAAAAAACTTCTACCTTAGATTTGCATTGTCAGTGATCTTACTTATGCATAGCGTTATTTCCATTTTTAGTGGTGATGTCAACAATTTTGGAAACATTTATCTGAATTCCTTAGGATATGCTCCTACAGGCCTGTATCTCGCCTGGCTCATAAAACTGATTCATCTTGTTTCAGTCCCGTTACTTTGGCTGGATAGGTACATAAAGCCAGTTGCGATCAGCAATATGATTATTTTCGTTTTTGGGATTTATTATATTCATTGGGAGAACGGATGGTTTGTAGTAGGGGGAGGAAGTAACGGAATTGAATTTAATATCCTGTTGATCTTTTGCTTCCTGAATCTCATGTATCCTGAAATTCGTTTAAAAAAGCATCTCTAA
- the mug gene encoding G/U mismatch-specific DNA glycosylase: MLTDIIKSNLDVIFCGINPGLKSSNDGHHFSGRNNRFWKVLHQSGFTPYEIEAVNDTVILDFGCGLTTAVARATSRADELSKDEFDEALEAFTIKITKFQPQYVAFLGKAAYKAFSKKKEIQWGQQPEKFCGAKIWVLPNTSGLNRRFSLDDLVGYYKEFYQAIHP, translated from the coding sequence ATGTTAACAGATATCATTAAATCTAATCTCGATGTTATTTTTTGTGGAATTAATCCCGGTTTGAAATCATCCAATGATGGTCATCATTTTTCAGGAAGAAACAATCGCTTTTGGAAAGTCCTGCATCAATCCGGATTTACGCCTTACGAAATTGAGGCAGTGAATGATACTGTTATACTAGACTTCGGATGTGGCTTAACAACAGCTGTTGCCAGGGCAACGTCCCGTGCTGACGAACTTTCAAAAGATGAATTTGATGAAGCTCTTGAAGCTTTTACAATCAAAATAACGAAATTTCAACCTCAATATGTAGCTTTTCTGGGTAAAGCAGCCTATAAAGCATTTTCTAAAAAGAAGGAAATTCAATGGGGGCAGCAACCAGAGAAATTTTGTGGTGCTAAAATATGGGTTTTACCTAATACCAGCGGCTTGAATCGTCGATTTTCTCTGGATGATCTTGTTGGATATTATAAAGAATTTTATCAGGCTATTCATCCATAA
- a CDS encoding DMT family transporter, whose translation MNWIALIIAGMFEIGWPLGLKLSQQPESNKWSWIMFSIACMTVSGAFLWYAQKSIPIGTAYAVWTGIGAVGTLLVGVLFFQDSASILRLLSALLIVVGIIGLKLF comes from the coding sequence ATGAACTGGATTGCCTTAATTATCGCAGGAATGTTTGAAATCGGATGGCCATTGGGTCTTAAATTATCTCAGCAGCCTGAAAGTAATAAATGGAGCTGGATCATGTTTTCAATAGCATGTATGACAGTAAGCGGCGCGTTTCTTTGGTATGCTCAAAAAAGTATTCCTATTGGAACGGCTTATGCGGTGTGGACAGGAATTGGTGCGGTAGGAACTCTGTTGGTGGGAGTTCTGTTTTTCCAGGATTCTGCCAGTATTTTGAGATTGTTATCCGCATTACTGATTGTGGTTGGAATCATTGGGCTGAAACTTTTTTAA